GACTTGATTTATCAGCCGTACAAGCTAgattaaaaagtaacaataaaatcaATGTTAAATGTCAAGAATGTCAGTGTCAAATTTCACCAAGCCCTTGTTGCACCGCGTTCACcgcttacaaaaataataatattattatttcattttagttCTTGTTTACACTGGTAAACCTGTTACCACTGGGTacaattacttttaacactcaCCCTGACATTACACAATGGAAGTTACGAGAAAAAGTAAGTGCTACGAATAATTCCCAAGAATTATATAGCCGTGCAGGGTGTGTTGCGTTGGttgtaaagtatttttacttttttcagACTTCCAAGAGGCGTTGCCTCTAGTTGGTGCATCAATACACAAGGCAGACTTTTTAGTAATAGATGCAGAATTTACGGGACTAATAAATGGACGGGACGTGACTATATTCGATTCCCCTCAGGAATATTATACCACATTATTGAACGGGTCGACCGACTTCTTGTTAATACAGTATGGGCTAAGCGCTTTCTGTTGGGATGAAGCAAAGAAACAGTATACAAATGAAtcgtacaatttttatttatttccgcgAGGCCGACCTGGGCCagagaaaatgtttttgtgccAAAGTTCCAGTTTAGACTTTTTGAGTGCACAGGGATTTGATTTCAATAAATTGATTAAAGAAGGTGagttataacatattttgtttgtacTCTTGAACAACTAGATTCTTGCCTAACATGCCTATGCCATATGGGTCCAATACACAAAGATCTCATCTTTgtgacatcatcatcacaacttCAACAGTGAGAtggatacatttttaaaaactggatCTCTTCTTTCCTACGTTATGGGCTCTCTGTAGAGTGGAAAAGACAAAGCATTCTTTGTTTGGTTTGTTGTACTTTGTATTTCATGTAGTACTTTTTGGAGAGACTTCCTTTGTTAGATTAACAAGATTACAGATTACAGAATTGTGCAGAATAGTATCAACATTTTAATGGGTTTTAATGAGAAGGACTTGTACAATAAATTAcacaacattaattttataatatatatatataaatctaatttACTCACAAAAATCAAAAGAGGTATGTCACTTGTGTacgtaaaaacaataaaaaacgaaaaatacatattatgaacAGTACCATAACTGGGTAGGTACAATTATCGCATGTGTAAAAAATAACCTCAATTCATGAACTTCATTTGCTTGCAACTCTGAAATCTGGCGAACTAGAgtttttggtaatgtattgtaattattaaacccttcaaaattagataaattccaagaaggcactgtataagtactatgtgaaaACAAATCCCATACTACATTCGGCATTCTCCTTTGGATTGATAATCCtaactgaaattataaatgcaaaaatttatGTTTCTTATATTCAATGGTAAAAAATGACATATGCACATAGGGTTTCAGTGCACAAGTGTAATGACGGTAGAACTGGTCTTCCATAAAACATAGCCTGTCTTTCCTTCTTCATAGTTTGTTAGCCAATGATATAAAAATCCTGTGTTTTTAGGTATATCATATATGACAGAGCCTACAGAGACTAGGCTAAGGGAAAACTTGACAGATCGACAAAGCAGAAGCAGTGACAAAGAATCTATTATGATTCCAGAAGAAAACAGAAGTCAGATTGAGGGTATATGGTAAGCAGCTTCTAGTATTGCTTTTAACATATTAGGTAactgattaaaaaaactaatagggGGACTGCATCATTTTTCTTCAGCATCCACCTAATATATCTACTGCTATGTCTGTTGCACCTTCCTAAAATTGGGTACGACGAAAAGTTAAATAACTACAACTACAAACAAACCTTCTTCTTCTTAGCCGTGCATTCTTGGCAGAGTGGttgtggctgctgagatgaatttcttGGCGCCAGGCATaattggattgcacggcttcccgcgcgagtcttctccacttatGGCGGTTCGTAGCGtgtcgaaaacattctaccacagttTCACCGTATCTATCCAACGAGTAGGGGACCGCCCTCTTGCCCAACAAACCTATAGGTTTGAACAAATAACTCTCAAGCCATGACAGTATGGAAGTAATTTACTGATTACAAATTGTATCCATATAAAGTTGCATGCAGCAACTCGAATTCCTATAGGTATGAACAAATAACTCTCAAGCCATGACAGTATGAAAGTAATTTACTGATTACAAATTGTATCCATATGAAGTTGCATGCAGCAACTCGAATTAATTGTCTGGAATAAATCAATCTATTGCTAGGGTAATTTTTGTTAGCTGCCATATATTTCCAGGTCAACACATATCTATCTTAAACTGCTTATGCTGCTGCTCATTCACCATCAGATAAGTGTTGAATAAATAATCAACCTAGGCaatggtatattatttattactactgGAAAGGAATTTACTAAATTTAATTGGATTCAGGTTTCTCTGGTGTCGGACATCTATCACCACTGCCAACAAAGTTGTATGGCCAAACCATTTTGCAGTTTGATATGATGCAAATTAAAAGGTAGGGTTAAATAAACCGATCCATCCATCAGTATCCATTGGTAGTTCAGTTGTgttaattgtaaatttttcCTTATCATCaaggataacatttttttcGAAAACAGACTAGCTGCAAACGCAGCTAGTCTGttttcgaaaaaaataaaacaaaattatatgaattaattttatatattttttgtagtaaGAAAGTACGGGAGTTTCTGGATGACGCAACAGCACAAGAAATGGAGATAGATCGGTGCAACGCGTTCATTAGGCGCTTGTTGTTCCAAGAGCTCGGCACACGGTTTAAGACGGAGGCATTTGTTGAATCTAAAGTATTAGAAAATAAGAATaggttattgtttattttttatcaattttagccTGCTGCACAGTGGCTTTGtttatacacatacacatacacatattttatagttaacttTTACCACCCACcccatatttatttaattttattatatggcAATCCCGAAAAAATACAATGAAGATTATTAACTAAACTATCTTTGCCTAtctgtttatttaaaagaaaatgtaccTTAGCACAGAATGGCCACAAATGTGGCAAATCTGTGACCTGTATATGTTTCAGTGGGAATTCAAAGTTACAGAACTCCAGATTTTtgatacaattaattaaaacataaggAATACTGATAATGGTGATATTGGAAGAATCTGGTTTAGAGTTGAAACCTGTCCATGTTGCAAATTGAGTATTGATCCCTACTAGTTTGTCAACAGAGTAGGTGCcatattatatgtgtaaaaaCTGCACTCTGTATCttgtatacatttataataagtcatcatcaataaataatacaatatagtTTTATACCAACAGGGTGTTAAAAGTGACTAAATTGAAATCAGCCACTGACGTCAAAGATCTGGACACACAGAGGAAAGAAAAGGAGTGGGAGGAGTTTAATGAAGCAGTGGGTTTCTCACATGTTGCCAGGATGATCAGCCAATCAGTAAGTTTTAGCAAGTATTATCCAGATTTTGTCTAATGAAACAGTCTCCAtatgttgttttaaattaaaaaatgtatgcttTTTTAGTTATTAGGATAGTTACTGACTCCAATGTTTTGCTGGCTCCAATGTTTTGCTTTTCTCAGTACAGACAAAAGTACAGGGTCAAAGTAAGACCTGCTAAGTTGCTTAGCAATCCACTTTTAAACTTTATTCGACATCAATATCTATGCTTAATGGCAAACAGATGTTTATTCAAGCATCAAATTACTTGAttgtcagagtaaaatggacattataattattgtttaaagcTCATATTTGCCTGCAATTCTTCACCATAGGCTTTTTGCAGAATCATTTGAAAACCAGAAGTACGggatttgcaactctaaaacGCGGATAATAAGGCCCATATTATTTAGATATGCGAAATCgaatcctcgattgcgagcgagcaattATTTTTAGTCGCACAGCTCCAACTTCCTACGAGAACAACGTGCATGACAGCTGTTTGAAGCTGTGTTGCTATTGCATATAAAAACTGCCTAACGTCGATAATTTCGTGATGCAAAATATATAGATTGTAATTAAGTTTATGGTAATGAAACAGTCTCTAACGTCATACTAAAAAAGAACTTATGCACCTTGTTTTAAGGCACAATTTCATCAAAACTTCTAAAGCTAGtgttttttgtaaaatgaaaCACAGGATTACAGAATCTTGTAGTAAGGCTACAGAACACtgaaaatatatgttttgttttCAGAGAAAGCTAGTGGTGGGCCACAACATGTTGCTGGATGTGCTACACACGCTGAACCACTTCTTCCAGCCACTGCCAGCAGACTATGCTTCCTTTAAGGAGTTCACACATTGCATGTTCCCCAGGTCAGTCTatgaatattttagtaaaactaCAGCAATAAGTAACTCCGCCATGTACCCCGACTGCCTTTATATGTGTTGACTGCAGACATGAGTATACCAGGAGTTCAAGATCAGGTTAAACTTACTATGTTACTAGGATTCCTTAATATATCTGTAATCGGTAAATTGAAATAATGCttcaatcattttaataaatctatGGCATTAAGTAACTCATGCATGCCCTGACAGCGTTTATATATGCTGACTACAGATATGGGTAGTTTTTTGTGAGTTTACCAAGAGTTTCACATCTGATTAAGGTTACTATATTATTACAGAGTCATTAGGATTCCTTTATTGTATCAaatgtaatagaaaaaaaaagtacaagcAGAAGTCATAAATATCACTTCGAGCGCTGGACGATGAATGTTGGTGTATAGATGAAACTGATCGTTTTACAAACGTTTAATAaacatatgtttatttttttaacaataagataaaataaatgaatcgtATCACAAAATGGCTAATAGATGTTTATTAATCTAGCCAAGAACCCTCGCGATTTAACACAACTTCGTAAAATTACCACTACAACCATTTTAGCCCTACAAGGCACGCACTAACAAAGTGCTAGACTTATCCCCCCAAatgttaaatttcataattttattataatcgcTATTAATTAATTGGACAATTCATTCATCTGAccaagtataatttttttttgacgtcaATTAATTTGGTGTATTTGACCTATTGtgtaacattgcatgccaaattactggcaatacTGTACCCTAAACCAATATGTAACACCTTATTAACGtgttttttgcaataaatgattagtAGTAGTATCGGAACATagcgttgttgcaatgctgttttccggactgaagggcgtggatgccgttgtagttacaggcacaaaTGGCTTGATACCCCcatctcaggttgatggacacaaggcggtATGTTGCAGAACGAGATCCTTgccttgtttataggcgatggttttcaccAGGTGCAGATTCAGGCCATCTTTTTGGTTCGTCAActaccacaaaaaaaaatacgtgtattagaattttttgtgatagagctcgttcagggatttttttaatatgtatgaacactcGGTCATCAGGTCACAAGGAAATAATACTACCAGGTTTGTTTCAGGTTATTAGACACTAAGTACATGTCGAGTCTGCCCCCATTTAAAGATAAAGTGAACTCTACTGTACTGCACCATTTGCTCGCCACGCTGGCGGAGGCGCCGTTCTCACTGCCAATGGCTGGTAAGTTAATGTTAAAGTACATTTTGATTGATTGACGTCACATTTACCGAAGcatattattttatggaattccTTAGGTGTAAAGAATTTATGCGCGTcgtcatataataataaaataagcaaCTTCTTAGTACGGTCAGACTCATGGAAGCCGAAAGCCTTGACTTTCTTACAAAagtaaactaaacaaaaaaaagagactttaacttataaattataatcgttACAAATCAGCCCTCTAAGAGTTTGAAGGGCTTAGGCCCTTATCCAAAGCTCCTTACCAACTGTTGATTGGTCACACCCCTTTGAGGATACTAAAAAGAAATAGATAgtttaatacttaaattaaaaatgctccGGAAAGTTTGGTTGCCCCGAAAGGGAGGTTGATACTTTGCTTATAATATCACTCTTATATTTCATTGCGATGAATTCAGAAATTAGGAATACGGATCTGCGTACCTgggttaccaacatagctcaacgagttggaAAGCTCAAGTGGCAACAgtcggggcacatagctcggagaatcgatggacgttggggtcccaaggtgctgatgTAACGACCCTGCGAAATGCAGTAATGGTAGACTccccacgaggtggacagacgacataaaacgagtcgcCGGGATTTGCTGGATACAAGCTAAACAAAACCATAGCGagtctacaaaatacctattttaaGCAGTGGACGGCCTGTGgttgtggtgatgatgatgctgtTGATTTCTTCGAAAGCGAATAGCAGAGAAGCATAAATACCCCATATCGTCATCGACTTAAAATGTCTACCGGTAAAATAGGTCATTTTATCCATAGACGGATAAAATGACCTATTTTATGCACTTGTTCTATAATTTCCTACTTATCTTAACAATTGGAAGAGGTTGGTAGGTTGTATAACTCAAGCATAAATTCCCAATAACATTGCTAGTTTAAATATCTTTTCGTGACTTTGGATAAAATGACTTGTGCTACAATTTCCTGTTTTCTGCATAATGGGAAGAGGGTCAAAGTATAGCTAGCGCATAAGGACCCATTAACATCGTCGGCTTAAATATCTAACTGTGCCTTTGGATAAAATTACTTGTGCTACAATTTCCTGTTTTCTGCATAATGGGAAGAGGGTCAAAATATAATTCAGGCATAACGACCCATTAACATTTTAACCGGCTTAAATATCTAGCTGTGCCTTTGGATAAAGTGACCTATTGTATCAAAGTGCATAAAATGACTCATTGTATGCGTGTTACAATTTCCTTATGTTTCTTCAGAATCTGAAGAGGGTCGCGGCTACAAGCGAGCCGATGAGAAGCTACACGAGGCGGGCTACGACGCCTACATTACCGGCCTTTGCTTCCTCGCAATGCACGCACATCTAGCGCGCATGCGCGGGGAACATTGCCACAGAGTCAGTTTCATGAACTCCCTGTTACTGAAGCCGTTCATCAACAAGCTGTTTCTGGCTAAGACCGCTAATCAAGACTCACCATATATGAATTTGGCAGGAGCCGATCGTAAGTCAAAGTCTGACATTATTGCCTATGCGAAATGTTAAGTTAATCCCTTAGAAGTTGGCATAGACAAACCGCGTTTATTAGGTAacattctgatatttttttttgtagtaataattgaaggaccaagcagttggccaacctgatggtaagtttaaTACTTATCAACAGAGCatcactttgcagggcatgcaaggaacacatcctaaaAATTGCCGCTCTGTATTCGTCAACTTAACATAGGAGTTATGTTTGctattacatcggcaaccacgcttttcagaccggaacacaggaaTACTGCTTTAGTATCTGCGTTTATTTCAGAAGCTtgataacctagtgggtaaggcttcacgTATACTTTCGTAGAGACCGAGTTCATGCCCCGGcccgcaccgctaacttttgagagttatgtgcgtttttaatttaagctatttgaatatcgcttgctttaaacGGCGGAGGAAACCAACGTGAGggaacctgcgtgcctgagagtttgcCATtaagttctcaagggcgtgtgaagtctaccaatccgcaattggccagcgtggtagactattgcctaaacccttctcattctgagagaagacccgtgtccagtagtgggctggtaatgggttgatgacggTCATCTATCTGCGTTTGACTGCCTTAACTCTAGGCCTAACTAAACTCTTAACTAAAGGCCATAGTCTGTCCTGAATATAAGTGACTGGCATTCAGGACAGACTATGGCCTTTAAGCTTTAACCATCCATGGAAGAGTTAAGGCAGTCATGCCGGTCACTTATGTATTTACTGATTGGGTACAACTTTGCTTAACCAATATAATAACATTgaagtataaataaaagtcaTAGTCTTTCGATGCCTTTGATCTAGTTGTAAATGCCGACAGCGTCAGGACAGCAAGCTTCGAGACCGACGAGTGATTTTCTTGCCAACCACTTAACGTATTATTGCTCTGTCTAGACAGCTTCATCAGACCTTTGTATGACCATCCATTATTTGCGATAACACCGCCATTATGATTGCAATACGCtctagtttcatcatcatcaatatcaacctattactggcccactaaagggcacggttctcctcagAAGTATAAGCAGACTTAACAAGTCCTTGGGAACATAGAGAACTCTcactcatgcaggtttcctcacaattttttctttcaccgtttgagcaagtgatatttatttggttACTTTTTAAGCACCCcgaaagttggaggtgcgtacTGGCGACAGAACTCAGTCCCCCAGAATCGGAAGCCTAAGCATTAATCACTAGAAAATCACCGCTTGCTTATCACACTATcgttttataaagttaaatacGTCTTAAATGGTTGTTATTTTCCAGCAACGCCGTCCAGAGACCACGTGTTCCATCTTAAGTTTCCCAAAGAGTGGCAAAGGAATGATATCAATCAGTTATTCAGCTCGTACGGTGAGGACTTTTTATTGTCTTTACACAAacgaaatacatttttttaattgacctCGCCAGTATTTTATAAGATGAATGAAAACTTTTAGGCAGAGGGCGCTGGGTGTTTGTTATTTGTCAGATGTCACCAATCTCGGGTTATGGGTCTGTGGCTATCACTAAGTAACtacaaattctaaaataaaaatcgttacgAGAAATACTAGAGAATCATCATGATTTCAGTCTCCGTGCGTCAACTACCAATCGTAATAGGCCTTACCTCATCTTAACCCGGAAATGTCTTTGTCAACGGTTCATCGTGCTTGAAGGCGTCTCAAATTACGATTGCTTGTTCCACTCTTTGACTTTTCTGGTATAAAGGCCATCACAGCTACGCATGCTCATTGCCATTACAATTTGCTGATGGTTTTGGCTACGTCAGCGATTTTGGTTCTCTTGTGGAACTCTTTGTTTCTAAATTCATCCTTACAGGATATAGACCTGTAATAAGGACTGTTAATACAGTCCTCTCCATAGTGTTAGGAATATTGGCTTAGgatcaaataaatcaaatacataataataataatagtaaaactcTTTATCtcacgaaattaaaaaaaaaaccatttaggAAACAAAACTTATGAACTATCTTTTCCAGGCAACAACTAAAGGTAGGGATAACAAAGATGAACTGGTGGGTGGtgcacagataaaaataaaagaaaggaaaggaaactgatttattaattttaaaacatacataaattacATACACTATAATTTACACCCtaaatacaaacataatttaacagata
This portion of the Pararge aegeria chromosome 14, ilParAegt1.1, whole genome shotgun sequence genome encodes:
- the LOC120629289 gene encoding poly(A)-specific ribonuclease PARN-like; its protein translation is MEVTRKNFQEALPLVGASIHKADFLVIDAEFTGLINGRDVTIFDSPQEYYTTLLNGSTDFLLIQYGLSAFCWDEAKKQYTNESYNFYLFPRGRPGPEKMFLCQSSSLDFLSAQGFDFNKLIKEGISYMTEPTETRLRENLTDRQSRSSDKESIMIPEENRSQIEGICKKVREFLDDATAQEMEIDRCNAFIRRLLFQELGTRFKTEAFVESKVLENKNRVLKVTKLKSATDVKDLDTQRKEKEWEEFNEAVGFSHVARMISQSRKLVVGHNMLLDVLHTLNHFFQPLPADYASFKEFTHCMFPRLLDTKYMSSLPPFKDKVNSTVLHHLLATLAEAPFSLPMAESEEGRGYKRADEKLHEAGYDAYITGLCFLAMHAHLARMRGEHCHRVSFMNSLLLKPFINKLFLAKTANQDSPYMNLAGADPTPSRDHVFHLKFPKEWQRNDINQLFSSYGQITVQFLDETSALVGLTRRDLAKTVARAFANSSRITLVPYLKYKALTNKTANPLERREETSEKFAKLYPDNTPSARRGNVSNSTTAGSPEVNRSRAPEVSPAPAPAQAARKRSSSGVFQIEDSEPPPKKTEVTEENTGGRVCSTAMSNGRKKRSESEKEKIKERKQEKEIVINTCSFNSDRPVECVAAFKESDSWD